One genomic segment of Vibrio mimicus includes these proteins:
- the pyrC gene encoding dihydroorotase codes for MTTLTITRPDDWHVHLRDGDVLADTVRDISRYNGRALIMPNTVPPVTTTEMALAYRERIMAAQPQAHFEPLMALYLTDNTSPEEIRKAKASGKVVAAKLYPAGATTNSDSGVTSAKNIYPVLQAMQEVGMLLLVHGEVTTHEVDIFDREKAFLDTVLAPIVNDFPQLKIVLEHITTADAVTFVQQAGDNVAATITAHHLLFNRNHMLVGGIRPHFYCLPILKRATHQHALVAAATSGSKKFFLGTDSAPHAKGRKEAACGCAGSYTAHAALELYAEVFEKEGKLENLEAFASFNGPDFYGLPRNQETVTLTKQAWPVAESMPFGSDIVVPIRAGENIEWAVQ; via the coding sequence ATGACAACACTGACGATTACACGCCCAGACGACTGGCACGTTCACCTTCGCGATGGCGATGTACTTGCCGATACCGTACGCGACATCAGCCGTTATAACGGCCGCGCGCTGATCATGCCTAACACGGTTCCCCCTGTAACCACCACCGAGATGGCTTTAGCCTATCGTGAGCGCATTATGGCCGCTCAGCCACAAGCGCACTTTGAACCTTTGATGGCGCTTTACCTCACCGATAACACATCACCTGAGGAAATTCGCAAAGCCAAAGCGTCAGGCAAAGTCGTTGCAGCTAAGCTTTACCCAGCCGGTGCGACCACCAACTCGGATTCAGGCGTAACTTCAGCCAAAAACATTTACCCAGTTCTGCAAGCGATGCAGGAAGTCGGCATGTTGCTTCTGGTACACGGTGAAGTTACCACGCACGAAGTCGACATTTTTGACCGTGAAAAGGCCTTTCTAGACACCGTGCTTGCGCCGATCGTGAATGATTTTCCGCAACTGAAAATTGTGCTTGAACACATCACCACCGCCGATGCAGTTACCTTTGTGCAACAAGCAGGCGATAACGTTGCGGCGACCATTACCGCTCACCATTTGCTGTTTAACCGCAACCACATGCTGGTTGGCGGTATTCGCCCACATTTCTACTGCTTACCGATTCTAAAACGTGCTACCCACCAACACGCGTTAGTGGCAGCGGCAACCTCAGGCAGCAAAAAATTCTTCCTCGGCACTGACTCTGCCCCGCACGCCAAAGGCCGCAAAGAAGCCGCTTGTGGCTGCGCAGGTTCTTACACAGCCCATGCGGCTCTTGAGCTGTATGCCGAAGTGTTTGAAAAAGAAGGCAAGCTCGAAAATCTGGAAGCCTTTGCCAGCTTTAATGGCCCTGACTTCTACGGCCTGCCTCGCAACCAAGAGACCGTCACGCTCACCAAGCAAGCCTGGCCAGTTGCGGAAAGCATGCCGTTTGGCAGCGATATCGTGGTGCCGATCCGTGCCGGTGAAAACATCGAGTGGGCTGTGCAATAA
- a CDS encoding hybrid-cluster NAD(P)-dependent oxidoreductase: protein MSTGHLSQINVFPVKSLGGLALSSAWVEKQGLTFDRRFMLALSDGSMVTARKFPQMVLIKTALRHDGVLFSAQGHPSLTIRYADFKLQPVPAQVWADNFTAFTTTDEADDWFSQVLGIRVELLYSGEQSNRVREKVGHNVSFADGYPLLVISQASLDELNRRSPEFHSMDQFRTNLVVSGTEPFAEDSWKRIRIGEVEFEAVKPCERCILTTVEVKKGAFRPTKEPLRTLSQFRANERGGVFFGQNLVAKNEGMIRAGDPIEVLEYKEKEVYPDQGISHFTLTCVEREEIARDFVTFWLEPAKGIAPQYLPGQHLPIEMVIDGEPVQRYYTLSSSPSRPGRLAISVKRIDGGRVSNWLQDHLQIGTTLTAQHPAGHFHLDTTVPQPLLLLSAGCGVTPMLSMLRYLADHNQVDDVVFYHQCRSEQDIPCRAELDALAKQHAGLTLIYALTQPSAEWQGERDRLALSHIKRIPDLPSRQVFVCGPDGFMQKAKNLLLKQRVAESAYHQEAFGAVHVAPRDKKDVKLSFNGIQVSADNQKTLLEHAEDAGVRIPNSCRAGICGACKVKVKSGLVQQPNVPALADHERAMGMALACCAMPDTDVDVEF from the coding sequence ATGTCGACGGGACACTTATCTCAAATCAATGTCTTTCCGGTCAAATCATTAGGAGGGTTGGCGCTTTCGTCCGCTTGGGTGGAAAAGCAAGGCTTAACCTTTGATCGCCGCTTTATGTTGGCACTGTCTGACGGAAGCATGGTGACGGCGCGTAAATTTCCACAAATGGTGCTGATCAAAACCGCGCTGCGTCATGATGGTGTGCTGTTTTCTGCACAAGGTCATCCCTCTCTCACTATCCGTTATGCAGATTTCAAGTTGCAACCTGTACCCGCGCAAGTTTGGGCGGATAATTTCACCGCGTTCACCACCACCGATGAAGCAGACGATTGGTTTAGTCAGGTGTTGGGGATTCGTGTTGAGCTCTTATACAGCGGCGAGCAATCCAATCGTGTGCGTGAAAAAGTGGGTCACAATGTCAGCTTTGCCGATGGTTATCCGCTGTTGGTGATAAGCCAAGCGTCGTTGGATGAACTCAATCGCCGCAGCCCTGAGTTTCATTCGATGGATCAATTTCGTACCAATTTAGTCGTTTCTGGGACAGAGCCCTTTGCCGAAGACAGTTGGAAGCGTATCCGTATCGGTGAGGTGGAGTTTGAAGCCGTCAAACCTTGTGAGCGCTGCATTTTAACCACGGTTGAAGTGAAGAAAGGGGCGTTTAGGCCAACCAAAGAGCCGCTGCGTACTCTCTCACAATTTCGTGCTAATGAGCGCGGTGGCGTGTTTTTCGGGCAAAACTTGGTTGCCAAGAATGAGGGGATGATTCGAGCGGGCGATCCGATTGAAGTGTTGGAATACAAAGAGAAAGAAGTTTACCCAGACCAAGGTATCAGCCACTTCACACTGACTTGTGTTGAGCGCGAAGAGATTGCCCGCGATTTTGTGACTTTCTGGCTAGAGCCAGCCAAAGGCATCGCACCTCAGTATCTACCCGGGCAACATCTGCCGATTGAAATGGTGATTGATGGTGAGCCTGTGCAGCGTTACTACACGCTTTCCTCTAGTCCATCGCGTCCGGGACGTTTGGCTATTTCGGTGAAACGCATTGATGGGGGACGAGTCTCTAACTGGTTACAAGATCATTTGCAGATTGGCACGACCTTGACCGCGCAGCATCCGGCGGGTCATTTCCATCTGGATACTACTGTTCCACAACCACTACTGCTGCTTTCGGCGGGCTGTGGTGTTACGCCCATGTTGTCTATGCTGCGTTATTTGGCTGACCATAACCAAGTGGATGATGTGGTGTTTTATCATCAATGCCGAAGTGAGCAAGACATTCCTTGTCGAGCGGAGCTGGATGCGTTGGCAAAACAACATGCTGGGCTGACGCTCATCTATGCATTAACCCAACCCTCGGCTGAGTGGCAAGGTGAGCGTGATCGTTTAGCCCTGTCGCACATTAAGCGCATTCCGGACCTTCCCTCTCGCCAAGTGTTTGTGTGTGGCCCTGATGGCTTTATGCAAAAAGCTAAGAATTTGCTGCTCAAACAAAGGGTAGCCGAATCGGCTTATCATCAGGAAGCTTTCGGTGCGGTGCACGTAGCGCCGCGAGATAAGAAAGATGTGAAACTCAGTTTCAATGGTATTCAAGTCTCTGCGGATAATCAGAAAACCTTGCTGGAGCATGCCGAAGACGCTGGTGTGAGAATACCCAATAGCTGCCGTGCGGGCATTTGTGGAGCGTGTAAAGTGAAAGTGAAATCTGGCCTTGTTCAGCAACCGAACGTCCCTGCTTTAGCGGATCATGAACGAGCAATGGGAATGGCCTTAGCGTGCTGCGCGATGCCGGACACCGATGTGGATGTAGAGTTTTAG
- a CDS encoding methyl-accepting chemotaxis protein, with protein MKFSHKIVAASSVLLLATVALLSGSQYFKVRDEIRSMVSASVDEIVDGVSKTTASVIDGRKQIAAYATSLVENNLDPASIRDVISQPIIKNTFLLVGFGLEKDGSNINNDPSWNPGPTWDPRARPWYKDAKNAGKLVITAPYADSASGEILVSVATPVKDKSGQFIGSIFYDVSLAELADLVNEVKLFDAGYVFIVAEDGTTIAHPKKEYNGKPMSEFLGESKINPDTHQVIINGKPYAVSFSDVEGEKWYVGVVIDEEIAYAALTELRHSTLVFTAIALAISIFVLLFVIRVLMRPLEVLNDAIQNVASGEGDLTQRLSTNTDEEFAKLAKGFNTFTEALQRQLIQSKAIGEEILRGSESTSMSLEQSAEAMRSQLHELEQLATAMHEMATTSADVANNAQGAASAAKVADEAAASGTDVVTKTTKAIDTLSATIDAAVSDVKVLESATANIETVLKVINDIADQTNLLALNAAIEAARAGESGRGFAVVADEVRTLAQRTQQSTTEIRSMIEKLQSGASAVAVAMGHSKETATNAVTQAQGANEALEKIRHAIQQISDMNIQIASAAEEQSLVAEEINNNTVKIKDLSDQVASSADEANIAMQVQTENIREQDAILNKFKV; from the coding sequence ATGAAATTCAGCCATAAAATTGTTGCTGCCTCGTCTGTACTTCTGCTTGCCACTGTTGCATTGCTGTCTGGAAGTCAATACTTCAAGGTACGCGATGAAATTCGCAGCATGGTTTCTGCCAGTGTGGATGAGATTGTGGATGGCGTAAGTAAGACTACCGCTTCCGTGATTGATGGACGTAAGCAAATTGCCGCCTATGCCACTAGCCTCGTTGAAAATAATTTAGACCCAGCCAGTATCCGAGATGTCATTTCCCAACCCATTATCAAAAACACTTTTTTGTTGGTTGGTTTCGGTTTGGAGAAAGATGGTTCGAATATCAACAATGACCCAAGCTGGAACCCTGGGCCAACTTGGGATCCTCGTGCTCGCCCTTGGTACAAAGATGCGAAAAATGCAGGCAAACTGGTTATTACCGCACCTTATGCGGACTCCGCTTCAGGTGAGATTCTAGTTTCCGTTGCCACTCCAGTGAAAGACAAAAGCGGACAGTTTATTGGATCCATCTTCTACGATGTGAGTTTGGCAGAGCTCGCAGATCTAGTGAATGAAGTTAAATTGTTCGATGCGGGTTATGTGTTTATCGTCGCTGAAGATGGCACCACCATTGCCCACCCTAAAAAAGAGTACAACGGCAAGCCGATGTCTGAATTTTTAGGTGAAAGCAAAATCAATCCCGATACCCACCAAGTGATCATCAATGGTAAACCTTACGCGGTTAGCTTTTCGGATGTCGAAGGGGAAAAATGGTACGTTGGTGTCGTCATTGATGAAGAAATCGCTTACGCCGCCCTAACAGAACTGAGACACAGCACACTTGTCTTTACTGCCATTGCATTAGCCATCAGTATCTTCGTCTTACTGTTTGTCATCCGTGTCTTGATGCGTCCACTCGAAGTGCTTAATGATGCAATTCAAAATGTGGCTTCCGGTGAGGGTGATTTAACTCAACGTCTAAGCACCAACACAGACGAAGAGTTTGCAAAACTTGCTAAAGGTTTCAATACCTTCACTGAAGCTCTACAAAGACAATTGATTCAGTCAAAAGCGATTGGCGAAGAGATACTTCGCGGCTCTGAAAGTACCTCTATGAGCCTTGAGCAATCGGCAGAAGCCATGCGCTCTCAACTGCATGAATTGGAGCAACTGGCTACCGCGATGCATGAAATGGCAACCACCTCAGCGGATGTGGCCAACAATGCCCAAGGTGCCGCATCAGCAGCCAAAGTGGCAGATGAAGCGGCCGCTTCCGGTACTGATGTTGTCACCAAAACCACCAAAGCGATTGATACCCTTTCGGCGACCATTGATGCAGCAGTATCCGATGTGAAAGTGCTAGAAAGTGCCACCGCCAACATCGAAACCGTATTGAAAGTGATCAACGACATCGCAGACCAAACCAACCTACTTGCGCTCAACGCAGCTATCGAAGCCGCTCGTGCGGGTGAATCAGGACGTGGGTTTGCGGTGGTAGCTGATGAAGTTCGTACCTTGGCGCAGCGCACCCAGCAGTCCACCACGGAAATTCGCAGCATGATTGAGAAACTGCAATCCGGTGCCAGCGCGGTTGCTGTGGCAATGGGTCATAGCAAAGAAACCGCCACCAATGCCGTGACTCAAGCGCAGGGTGCAAATGAAGCGTTAGAGAAAATTCGTCACGCGATTCAACAAATCAGTGATATGAACATTCAAATCGCTTCTGCGGCGGAAGAGCAGAGTTTAGTTGCCGAAGAGATCAACAACAACACAGTGAAAATTAAAGATCTGTCTGACCAAGTAGCAAGTTCAGCCGATGAAGCCAATATCGCAATGCAAGTGCAAACGGAAAACATCCGTGAACAAGATGCGATCTTGAATAAATTCAAAGTGTAA
- a CDS encoding AraC family transcriptional regulator, which yields MNYAIQSETRHYPYLEVTARKRTLKHSLIRVEQGLLLCKLGKHEYAVERGQTLWIPFDCLCGLTFFPDTQITRIDFSLRLNVRFPHNAGFIKLSELASALLNRLQGCERDHPAFGHLTQLLMLDIATCDPKLKISPLSQRLQGWQPEAHANVNKEQHVVLLVREALKRSQSGAQTQSIIDQLFSGNGEQFQQLCMHILGRVI from the coding sequence ATGAACTACGCTATTCAGTCTGAAACGCGCCATTACCCCTACCTTGAGGTCACGGCACGTAAACGTACGCTAAAACACAGTCTGATTCGCGTTGAACAAGGTTTACTGCTCTGTAAACTCGGGAAACACGAGTATGCCGTGGAACGCGGACAAACGCTTTGGATTCCTTTCGACTGCTTGTGTGGCCTCACATTTTTTCCCGATACGCAGATCACTCGCATCGATTTTTCACTGCGCTTGAATGTGCGCTTCCCACACAATGCAGGCTTTATCAAACTGTCTGAACTGGCCAGTGCGCTGCTTAATCGCCTTCAAGGCTGTGAGCGAGACCACCCCGCTTTTGGCCATTTAACCCAATTGCTGATGCTCGATATCGCAACCTGCGATCCTAAACTCAAAATTTCGCCACTAAGCCAAAGGCTACAAGGCTGGCAGCCAGAAGCGCATGCCAATGTGAATAAAGAACAACATGTTGTTTTACTGGTGCGCGAAGCTTTAAAACGTTCGCAATCTGGTGCTCAGACACAGAGCATTATTGATCAGCTCTTTTCTGGCAATGGAGAACAGTTCCAACAGCTTTGTATGCACATTTTGGGACGTGTAATATAA
- a CDS encoding 1-acyl-sn-glycerol-3-phosphate acyltransferase produces the protein MTSTTDPYIDIRPYNDDEIPAALSRLINDQEFISAILQHRFKHHASWLRALMAPLVKAYLKRKWAKLDSVEAIQLEVKKYLDQTLEQTTQGVTYSGLDKLAKDQAYLFICNHRDIAMDPALVNYGLHMAGHRTMRIAIGDNLLKKPCATELMRLNKSFIVKRSAKGPREMMKALGTLSAYIKHSLDTGHSIWIAQKEGRAKDGNDQTDPAILKMFHVEGRRQKIEFADYVRSLNLVPVSISYENDPCDIAKALELYEKATQGRYEKGEFEDIESIIQGIVGDKGRVHVAFGDVITQPFDTPEALAQEIDRQIHQNYVLYPINRLAAGQDDSNISQEVRAVLKAKLSQLPEAAHSYLLDAYANPVRNHHKY, from the coding sequence ATGACTTCAACAACTGATCCTTATATTGATATTCGTCCTTACAATGATGACGAGATACCCGCAGCGCTCTCTCGTCTGATCAATGACCAAGAGTTTATTTCGGCAATTTTACAGCATCGTTTCAAACACCATGCCTCATGGCTACGTGCGTTGATGGCACCACTGGTTAAAGCTTACCTGAAACGTAAATGGGCGAAGTTGGATAGCGTAGAAGCGATTCAGCTTGAGGTGAAAAAATACCTAGACCAAACGCTCGAGCAAACCACCCAAGGTGTGACGTACAGTGGTTTGGATAAGTTGGCGAAAGATCAAGCCTACTTGTTCATCTGCAATCATCGCGATATCGCGATGGATCCTGCATTGGTTAACTACGGGTTACATATGGCAGGCCACCGTACCATGCGCATTGCGATCGGCGATAACCTGCTGAAAAAGCCCTGTGCCACAGAACTGATGCGTTTGAATAAGAGCTTTATTGTTAAGCGTTCGGCGAAAGGCCCACGAGAAATGATGAAAGCTCTCGGCACACTCTCGGCTTACATTAAACATTCACTGGATACAGGGCATTCCATTTGGATCGCTCAGAAAGAAGGGCGAGCAAAAGACGGCAACGACCAAACCGATCCGGCGATCTTGAAAATGTTCCACGTTGAAGGGCGTCGGCAGAAAATTGAATTTGCTGATTATGTTCGCTCACTCAATTTAGTGCCAGTATCGATCTCGTATGAAAATGATCCTTGTGACATTGCTAAAGCGTTAGAGTTGTACGAGAAAGCCACCCAAGGTCGCTATGAAAAAGGAGAATTCGAAGATATCGAAAGCATCATACAAGGTATTGTGGGTGATAAAGGTCGTGTTCATGTCGCGTTTGGTGATGTGATTACACAACCTTTCGATACACCGGAAGCCTTAGCGCAAGAGATCGATAGACAGATCCACCAAAACTATGTGTTGTACCCGATCAACCGCTTAGCGGCAGGGCAAGACGATTCCAATATCAGCCAAGAGGTTCGCGCAGTATTAAAAGCGAAATTGTCGCAGTTGCCTGAAGCCGCACATTCTTACTTGCTGGATGCCTACGCGAATCCGGTTCGTAACCATCATAAATATTAA
- a CDS encoding YfcZ/YiiS family protein, which translates to MSNQTCVENEVCEACGCAGEIGFIIREGDDVAEVSIFGSDKAHLDSKLAEYITLAKQVCADVEYEVAPAEENATELHARFKFEVSAEKLIFELKTRALAR; encoded by the coding sequence ATGAGTAACCAAACTTGTGTCGAAAATGAAGTATGTGAAGCTTGTGGTTGTGCAGGTGAGATCGGCTTTATCATCCGTGAGGGTGATGATGTGGCTGAAGTCTCTATTTTTGGTTCTGATAAAGCCCATTTAGATAGCAAGCTGGCAGAGTACATCACGCTAGCTAAGCAAGTGTGTGCTGATGTGGAGTATGAAGTTGCTCCTGCGGAAGAGAATGCCACTGAGTTGCATGCCCGCTTTAAATTTGAAGTTAGCGCTGAAAAATTGATTTTCGAACTGAAAACACGTGCACTAGCACGCTAG
- a CDS encoding TetR family transcriptional regulator, which produces MPKRSKEDTEVTIQTIMDAVVDQLLRLGYDKMSYTTLSQQTGVSRTGISHHFPKKTDFASALDGRIFKMFMEHLDFDNDIDAFRSSWLQAMEKSEFVAILRLLFHHIVATERAHDFAHKGVTRLYKMTEEKFGQESQKEVEWLLGRSLVSMVN; this is translated from the coding sequence ATGCCTAAGCGTAGTAAAGAAGATACTGAAGTGACGATTCAGACGATTATGGATGCGGTGGTCGACCAACTGCTTCGACTGGGTTATGACAAAATGTCTTACACCACTCTCAGTCAGCAGACGGGTGTATCTCGAACTGGGATCAGCCATCATTTCCCGAAAAAGACCGATTTTGCCTCTGCTTTAGATGGCCGGATCTTTAAGATGTTCATGGAGCATCTCGATTTTGACAATGACATTGATGCATTTCGATCGAGTTGGTTGCAAGCGATGGAAAAATCGGAGTTTGTGGCAATTTTACGCCTGTTGTTCCACCACATTGTTGCGACAGAGCGTGCCCATGATTTTGCCCACAAAGGTGTGACTCGTCTTTATAAAATGACGGAAGAGAAGTTCGGACAAGAGAGTCAAAAAGAAGTCGAATGGTTACTGGGACGCTCATTAGTCAGTATGGTGAACTAA
- the hutZ gene encoding heme utilization protein HutZ, with translation MDQQAKQERLQGRLEPEIKQFRQERKTLLLATVDAQGHPNASYAPFVQNQEGYFVLISQLALHARNLEANPHVSIMMVEDESEAQQLFARKRLTFNALANVVERDSELWCQVIAQMEARFGEIINGLSQLQDFILFRFKPEQGLFVKGFGQAYRVSGDDLVDIIHLQNGHRKLPK, from the coding sequence ATGGATCAGCAAGCTAAGCAAGAACGTTTACAGGGGCGTCTTGAGCCCGAAATTAAACAATTTCGCCAAGAACGTAAAACGTTGCTGCTCGCAACCGTTGATGCGCAAGGCCACCCGAATGCCAGTTATGCGCCTTTTGTACAAAATCAGGAAGGGTATTTTGTGCTGATTTCCCAACTGGCACTCCATGCACGCAATTTAGAAGCAAATCCACACGTGTCGATCATGATGGTTGAAGATGAATCCGAAGCTCAACAGCTTTTTGCTCGTAAGCGTTTGACTTTTAATGCGTTAGCAAATGTTGTTGAACGTGATAGCGAGCTGTGGTGCCAAGTGATTGCTCAAATGGAGGCACGTTTTGGGGAAATCATAAATGGGCTAAGCCAATTGCAAGATTTTATCCTTTTCCGCTTCAAGCCAGAGCAAGGTTTGTTTGTCAAAGGTTTTGGTCAGGCGTACCGAGTTTCTGGTGATGATTTGGTTGATATTATTCATCTGCAAAATGGGCATCGAAAATTACCGAAATAA
- a CDS encoding methyl-accepting chemotaxis protein, translating to MKINTTMKLVFATIAIGIAITMVTVFQLDNLEKQADQMAKIRYLSYQAADELRQSSDDLTRLGRTYVVTGDEKYEKMYMDILDIRNGKKPRPENYHTIYWDLVLQYGQKPKPDGETIALQQTMKNLGFTDREFALLKEAQNNSDALVNMEVKAMNAVKGLYPDASGNYTVKGEPDREMAIQLLHSDDYHREKAKIMAPIDKFFQELESRTNQQFNDAAQKVQNVVLVGNISLVVVVIIAILGYVIVNRKIVTPIDAMAEILQRADKNSDLTLRVEESGNDELSIIGRTINKVLGSYGTTISKINQVNHTISSISETIRGITDQNVKMANQQNQELDMAATAMEEMTSALSSVSQSTNMAEEYAGSAEKEANTSKQVFEKTIREFADLDGEFQKTSEIIQQLATESNNVGNVLDVIKAIAEQTNLLALNAAIEAARAGEQGRGFAVVADEVRSLAQRTQESTGEIENMISMLQEKAEMSTKTIRVSADKMQSTRNNMGVANEALSTIQGSAKEIHKLNTSIAAATEQQLSVSDEISSNLSTIKTLSSEMNTTINQLGPIVLNLQHNVDDLSSAIAHIRA from the coding sequence ATGAAAATTAATACGACTATGAAGCTTGTTTTCGCGACCATAGCCATTGGTATTGCGATCACTATGGTCACAGTGTTTCAGCTGGATAATCTTGAAAAACAAGCTGACCAGATGGCGAAGATACGTTATCTATCCTATCAAGCGGCGGATGAATTGCGCCAAAGCTCAGATGACCTTACCCGTTTAGGGCGCACCTATGTGGTTACTGGTGATGAGAAATACGAAAAAATGTATATGGATATTCTCGATATCCGCAACGGTAAAAAACCGCGCCCAGAAAACTATCACACCATTTATTGGGATCTTGTGTTGCAGTATGGCCAGAAACCTAAACCAGATGGTGAAACCATCGCTTTACAACAAACGATGAAAAACCTTGGTTTTACGGATAGAGAGTTTGCTTTGCTCAAAGAAGCACAAAATAACTCAGATGCCTTAGTGAACATGGAAGTAAAAGCCATGAATGCCGTCAAAGGCTTGTACCCTGACGCGAGTGGTAACTACACCGTTAAAGGTGAACCGGACAGAGAAATGGCGATTCAATTGCTACACAGTGATGATTATCACCGTGAAAAAGCAAAAATCATGGCGCCGATTGACAAGTTTTTCCAAGAGTTGGAAAGCCGTACGAATCAACAATTTAATGATGCCGCACAAAAAGTTCAAAACGTAGTGCTAGTGGGTAATATCTCACTGGTTGTGGTAGTTATCATTGCTATCTTGGGTTATGTGATCGTAAATCGTAAGATTGTTACACCAATCGATGCAATGGCTGAGATTCTACAACGTGCAGATAAAAATTCTGATTTAACTCTGCGTGTAGAGGAAAGTGGTAACGATGAGCTGTCTATTATCGGTCGCACGATCAATAAAGTGTTAGGAAGTTATGGCACCACGATCAGTAAGATCAATCAGGTAAATCACACCATATCTTCGATTTCTGAAACCATTCGTGGCATTACCGATCAAAACGTGAAAATGGCTAACCAACAAAATCAAGAGTTGGATATGGCAGCTACTGCGATGGAGGAGATGACATCGGCGTTATCGAGCGTATCGCAAAGTACCAATATGGCTGAAGAATATGCAGGTAGTGCGGAGAAAGAGGCCAACACCAGCAAACAAGTGTTTGAAAAAACCATTCGCGAGTTTGCGGATTTGGATGGTGAATTCCAAAAAACCTCAGAAATTATTCAGCAGTTGGCTACCGAATCAAACAACGTAGGTAATGTGTTAGATGTGATTAAAGCGATTGCAGAACAAACGAACTTGTTGGCGTTGAACGCAGCGATAGAAGCCGCGCGAGCGGGTGAGCAAGGTCGTGGTTTCGCAGTGGTAGCTGATGAAGTTCGTTCTTTAGCACAACGTACTCAAGAGTCGACAGGTGAAATCGAGAATATGATTTCAATGCTGCAAGAAAAAGCGGAGATGTCGACCAAAACGATTCGCGTGAGCGCAGACAAGATGCAATCAACCCGTAATAACATGGGGGTTGCAAATGAAGCGCTAAGTACGATTCAAGGTTCTGCAAAAGAGATCCATAAACTGAACACCTCAATTGCGGCTGCAACCGAGCAGCAACTGTCGGTGAGTGATGAGATTTCAAGTAATCTCAGTACGATTAAAACGTTGTCAAGTGAGATGAATACCACGATTAACCAGCTTGGGCCGATTGTGCTTAACCTGCAACATAACGTGGATGATCTCAGTAGTGCTATTGCGCACATCCGCGCCTAA
- a CDS encoding cytochrome-c peroxidase, protein MKPIFILSLLVAASSPALAERLAKEPIKPIEPISGLDSQKIELGKMLWFDPRLSASNTISCNSCHNVAKGGVDNLPSSIGHKWAIGPINSPTVFNSDLNFVQFWNGRAKDLQEQAAGPIENPLEMAFSHELAIETLQSIPQYRQWFKAAYGKEEFSINEVTDAIATFEKTLRTPNAPFDLWLKGDDAALTTAQLQGYQLFKDKGCIACHSGELAGGQMYQKMGLVKPFVTQNPDEGRKAVTGNDVDKFVFKVPTLRNIELTYPYFHDGSVWDLQQAVEVMADIQLGQKLTREESGKITEFLKSLTGEQPQVVLPNLPPSTLETARPQI, encoded by the coding sequence ATGAAGCCAATATTCATTTTATCTCTCTTGGTTGCTGCCAGTAGCCCAGCTCTAGCGGAACGGCTAGCCAAGGAGCCCATCAAGCCTATTGAACCTATATCAGGACTCGATAGCCAGAAGATTGAATTAGGCAAAATGCTCTGGTTCGATCCCCGTCTTTCTGCCTCCAATACTATTTCGTGTAACTCTTGCCATAACGTTGCTAAAGGAGGTGTGGACAATTTACCAAGCTCAATCGGACATAAATGGGCAATTGGTCCCATCAACTCGCCAACTGTGTTTAACTCAGATCTGAACTTTGTTCAGTTTTGGAATGGTCGTGCGAAAGATCTGCAAGAACAAGCTGCAGGGCCGATTGAAAACCCGTTGGAAATGGCGTTTAGCCATGAGCTAGCGATTGAGACGTTGCAATCTATTCCTCAGTACCGTCAATGGTTTAAAGCCGCCTATGGCAAAGAAGAGTTCTCGATCAACGAAGTGACGGATGCCATCGCCACCTTTGAAAAAACCTTACGTACCCCAAATGCCCCTTTTGATTTGTGGTTAAAAGGGGATGATGCCGCGCTCACCACGGCTCAGCTACAAGGCTATCAACTCTTTAAAGATAAAGGATGTATCGCTTGCCATAGTGGAGAACTTGCGGGTGGGCAGATGTACCAAAAAATGGGGTTAGTGAAGCCATTTGTCACTCAAAACCCGGATGAAGGCCGTAAAGCAGTGACGGGGAACGACGTCGATAAATTCGTGTTTAAAGTTCCTACTCTGCGTAACATCGAGCTGACTTATCCCTACTTCCACGACGGCTCTGTATGGGATTTACAACAGGCGGTGGAAGTGATGGCGGATATTCAGTTGGGGCAAAAGTTAACCCGCGAAGAATCTGGCAAAATCACCGAGTTTTTGAAGTCATTAACGGGGGAGCAGCCACAGGTAGTGTTACCTAATCTTCCCCCCTCAACGTTGGAAACTGCTCGTCCACAAATCTAG